One Kineococcus radiotolerans SRS30216 = ATCC BAA-149 DNA window includes the following coding sequences:
- the ileS gene encoding isoleucine--tRNA ligase gives MSQDANPDVTTPDVPVGTADDTAADATSSPRFPEIEQRVLDSWAADGTFPASVEARRGSAAGEFVFYDGPPFANGLPHYGHLLTGYVKDLVPRYKTMRGHRVERRFGWDTHGLPAEVEAEKQLGITHKSQIDELGIATFNETCRTSVLRYTAEWERYVTRQARWVDFDNDYKTLDTDYMESVMWAFKTLWDKGLIYEGFRVLAYCWRCETPLSNSETRLDDVYRNRQDPAVTVGFRLLGEGADDALDGVLALIWTTTPWTLPSNLAMAVHPDLDYVVVTGTGAHEGRRFLLAAERLAHYARELGEDAAERVVARYRGADLLRRRYVPPFDYFAGRENAHQVLAADYVTTDSGTGIVHIAPAFGEDDKLVTDAAGIVPVVPVASNGTFTAEVRDFAGMHVFDANKEINRALRDGVPSGALLLRLETYDHSYPHCWRCGNALIYRAVSSWFVKVTAIRDRMVELNEQITWVPEHVKHGSFGKWLEGARDWSISRSRYWGSPVPVWTSDDPAYPRVDVYGSLDDLERDFGVRPADLHRPTIDDLTRPNPDDPTGRSTMRRVPEVLDCWFESGSMPFAQVHYPFENSEWFESHYPGDFIVEYIGQTRGWFYTLHVLATALFDRPAFRTAVSHGILLGDDGRKMSKSLRNYPDVSEVLDRDGSDAMRWFLMSSPVLRGGNLIVTEQGIRDSVRQVLLPLWNTFSFLRLYSGTSSHTPRWRTTSPDVLDRYVLAKLHDTVVTVTEQLDAYDIAGACETVRQFLDSLTNWYVRRSRAAFWDGESERARDAFDTLHTVLETTTRLLAPMLPLVSEEIWRALTGGRSVHLTDWPDPLDLPSDPALVAAMDEARVTCSNALALRKANGLRVRLPLNRLEVLVADPAALQPFAQLVADEVNVREVALGPIERAAEYGVVAKLTVNARAAGPRLGKQVQQAIRASKSGDWEERPDGTVVAGGIELAEGEYELTTVVEGADTGRATAPLEGGGFVVLDTTVTPELAAEGIARDVVRLVQQARRDAGLHVSDRIRLTIAADGPVWEALVTHQNLVVDETLAQQFGSTGSAAALPVEKATLVGSVEGHEVRVVVQKAEQL, from the coding sequence GTGTCCCAGGACGCGAACCCGGACGTGACCACCCCTGACGTCCCCGTCGGCACCGCGGACGACACCGCGGCGGACGCCACGAGCAGCCCCCGCTTCCCCGAGATCGAGCAGCGCGTCCTGGACTCCTGGGCCGCCGACGGCACGTTCCCGGCCAGCGTCGAGGCCCGCCGGGGCTCCGCGGCCGGGGAGTTCGTCTTCTACGACGGCCCGCCCTTCGCCAACGGCCTGCCCCACTACGGCCACCTGCTCACCGGGTACGTCAAGGACCTCGTCCCGCGCTACAAGACGATGCGCGGGCACCGGGTCGAGCGCCGCTTCGGCTGGGACACCCACGGCCTGCCCGCCGAGGTCGAGGCCGAGAAGCAGCTCGGCATCACCCACAAGTCCCAGATCGACGAGCTCGGCATCGCCACGTTCAACGAGACCTGCCGCACCTCGGTGCTGCGCTACACCGCGGAGTGGGAGCGCTACGTCACCCGCCAGGCGCGGTGGGTGGACTTCGACAACGACTACAAGACCCTCGACACCGACTACATGGAGTCGGTCATGTGGGCGTTCAAGACGTTGTGGGACAAGGGGTTGATCTACGAGGGGTTCCGCGTCCTGGCCTACTGCTGGCGCTGCGAGACCCCGCTGAGCAACTCCGAGACCCGCCTGGACGACGTCTACCGCAACCGCCAGGACCCCGCCGTCACCGTCGGGTTCCGCCTGCTGGGCGAGGGCGCGGACGACGCCCTCGACGGGGTGCTCGCCCTCATCTGGACCACCACGCCCTGGACGCTGCCCAGCAACCTCGCGATGGCCGTCCACCCCGACCTCGACTACGTCGTCGTCACGGGCACCGGCGCGCACGAGGGCCGCCGCTTCCTGCTGGCCGCCGAGCGCCTGGCCCACTACGCCCGCGAGCTCGGCGAGGACGCCGCCGAGCGCGTCGTCGCCCGCTACCGCGGCGCCGACCTCCTCAGGCGCCGCTACGTCCCGCCCTTCGACTACTTCGCCGGCCGCGAGAACGCCCACCAGGTCCTCGCCGCCGACTACGTGACCACCGACTCCGGCACCGGGATCGTGCACATCGCCCCCGCCTTCGGCGAGGACGACAAGCTCGTCACCGACGCCGCCGGCATCGTCCCCGTCGTCCCCGTCGCCTCCAACGGCACGTTCACCGCCGAGGTGCGCGACTTCGCCGGGATGCACGTCTTCGACGCCAACAAGGAGATCAACCGCGCCCTGCGCGACGGCGTCCCCTCCGGGGCGCTGCTGCTGCGGCTGGAGACCTACGACCACTCCTACCCGCACTGCTGGCGCTGCGGGAACGCCCTGATCTACCGGGCCGTGTCCAGCTGGTTCGTCAAGGTCACCGCCATCCGCGACCGGATGGTCGAGCTCAACGAGCAGATCACCTGGGTCCCCGAGCACGTCAAGCACGGCTCCTTCGGCAAGTGGCTCGAAGGCGCCCGGGACTGGTCCATCAGCCGGAGCCGCTACTGGGGCAGCCCCGTCCCGGTGTGGACGTCGGACGACCCCGCCTACCCGCGCGTCGACGTGTACGGGTCGCTGGACGACCTCGAGCGCGACTTCGGCGTGCGCCCGGCCGACCTGCACCGCCCCACCATCGACGACCTCACCCGGCCCAACCCCGACGACCCCACGGGCCGCTCGACCATGCGCCGGGTCCCGGAGGTCCTCGACTGCTGGTTCGAGTCCGGGTCCATGCCCTTCGCCCAGGTGCACTACCCGTTCGAGAACTCCGAGTGGTTCGAGAGCCACTACCCGGGCGACTTCATCGTCGAGTACATCGGGCAGACCCGCGGCTGGTTCTACACCCTGCACGTCCTGGCCACCGCCCTCTTCGACCGCCCCGCGTTCCGGACCGCCGTCTCGCACGGCATCCTGCTCGGCGACGACGGCCGGAAGATGAGCAAGTCGCTGCGCAACTACCCCGACGTGTCCGAGGTCCTGGACCGCGACGGGTCCGACGCCATGCGCTGGTTCCTCATGAGCTCCCCCGTGCTGCGCGGGGGCAACCTCATCGTCACCGAGCAGGGCATCCGCGACTCCGTCCGCCAGGTCCTGCTGCCGCTGTGGAACACGTTCTCGTTCCTCCGGCTGTACTCGGGGACCTCCAGCCACACCCCGCGCTGGCGGACGACCTCGCCCGACGTCCTCGACCGCTACGTCCTGGCCAAGCTGCACGACACCGTCGTGACGGTGACCGAGCAGCTCGACGCCTACGACATCGCCGGGGCCTGCGAGACCGTCCGGCAGTTCCTGGACTCCCTCACCAACTGGTACGTCCGGCGCTCGCGCGCGGCGTTCTGGGACGGGGAGTCCGAGCGCGCCCGCGACGCGTTCGACACCCTGCACACCGTGCTGGAGACCACGACGCGGCTGCTCGCGCCGATGCTGCCGCTGGTGTCCGAGGAGATCTGGCGCGCCCTCACCGGCGGCCGCTCGGTGCACCTGACCGACTGGCCGGACCCGCTGGACCTGCCCAGCGACCCGGCCCTGGTCGCGGCCATGGACGAGGCCCGGGTGACCTGCTCCAACGCGCTGGCGCTGCGCAAGGCCAACGGGCTGCGGGTGCGCCTGCCGCTGAACCGGCTGGAGGTCCTCGTCGCCGACCCCGCGGCGCTGCAGCCGTTCGCGCAGCTCGTCGCGGACGAGGTCAACGTCCGCGAGGTCGCGCTGGGGCCGATCGAGCGCGCCGCCGAGTACGGCGTCGTCGCCAAGCTCACCGTGAACGCCCGCGCCGCCGGCCCGCGCCTGGGCAAGCAGGTGCAGCAGGCCATCCGGGCCTCCAAGTCGGGGGACTGGGAGGAACGCCCCGACGGCACGGTCGTCGCCGGGGGCATCGAGCTCGCCGAGGGCGAGTACGAGCTGACCACCGTCGTCGAGGGCGCGGACACCGGGCGGGCCACCGCACCGCTGGAGGGCGGCGGTTTCGTCGTCCTCGACACCACCGTGACCCCGGAGCTGGCGGCCGAGGGGATCGCCCGCGACGTCGTCCGCCTCGTCCAGCAGGCCCGCCGCGACGCCGGCCTGCACGTGTCGGACCGGATCCGGCTGACGATCGCCGCCGACGGGCCGGTGTGGGAGGCGCTGGTGACCCACCAGAACCTCGTCGTCGACGAGACGCTGGCGCAGCAGTTCGGCTCCACCGGGTCGGCCGCGGCGCTGCCGGTGGAGAAGGCGACGCTGGTGGGCAGCGTCGAGGGTCACGAGGTGCGCGTCGTGGTGCAGAAGGCGGAGCAGCTGTGA
- a CDS encoding bifunctional folylpolyglutamate synthase/dihydrofolate synthase: MSGEGPLDPFAGEPDEDLDDLTGPLSDGEEDDSGEEAFGTDGLRRGRVPQDRRPPSRVPGAAVAAATPGPAVEDDPRFEEVVAQILARNPEHRIHPTLDRVREACALLGDPQTAYRVVHLAGTNGKTSTARMVERLVREHDLRTGRFTSPHLVDITERIAVDGDPITHAAFVRAWDDVEPVVSIVDARAAERGEPRLSFFEVLTLMAFAAFADAPVDVAVIETGLGGTWDTTNVVQPDVAVVTPVSMDHEAWLGSTLEEIAGQKAGIIKHGSIVVIGKQEEEAGAVLTAKAAAERVNVVREGVDFGVEERALAVGGQLVSLRTRGGTYTDVLLPLHGVHQAENAATALSAAEALLALPGGTLVPGLVEAAFADVTSPGRLEVLRTSPLVLVDAAHNPAGAQALADAVAEAFTLSRLVGVVAVMGDKDVEGVLSALEPVLAEVVVTRSSSPRGLEPAELAEIAEDVFGEDRVHLVERLDEAIATAVDLAESDTGAGGGIGGSGAGVVVAGSVVLAGDVRALFGKGQG, translated from the coding sequence GTGAGCGGCGAGGGACCCCTGGACCCGTTCGCGGGCGAACCCGACGAGGACCTCGACGACCTCACGGGGCCGCTGTCCGACGGCGAGGAGGACGACTCGGGGGAGGAGGCCTTCGGCACCGACGGCCTGCGCCGGGGCCGCGTCCCCCAGGACCGCCGCCCGCCCTCCCGGGTCCCCGGGGCGGCGGTCGCGGCCGCCACCCCCGGCCCCGCCGTGGAGGACGACCCGCGCTTCGAGGAGGTCGTGGCGCAGATCCTGGCGCGCAACCCCGAGCACCGGATCCACCCCACCCTGGACCGCGTGCGCGAGGCCTGCGCCCTGCTGGGGGACCCGCAGACGGCCTACCGCGTCGTCCACCTCGCCGGCACCAACGGCAAGACGTCCACGGCGCGGATGGTGGAGCGGCTGGTGCGCGAGCACGACCTGCGCACCGGGCGGTTCACCAGCCCCCACCTCGTCGACATCACCGAGCGCATCGCCGTCGACGGCGACCCCATCACCCACGCGGCGTTCGTGCGGGCCTGGGACGACGTCGAACCCGTGGTCTCGATCGTCGACGCCCGGGCCGCCGAGCGCGGTGAGCCCCGGCTGAGCTTCTTCGAGGTCCTCACCCTCATGGCCTTCGCCGCGTTCGCCGACGCCCCCGTCGACGTCGCGGTGATCGAGACCGGCCTCGGCGGGACGTGGGACACCACCAACGTGGTGCAGCCCGACGTCGCCGTCGTCACCCCGGTCTCGATGGACCACGAGGCGTGGCTCGGTTCGACGCTGGAGGAGATCGCCGGTCAGAAGGCCGGGATCATCAAGCACGGCTCGATCGTGGTCATCGGGAAGCAGGAGGAGGAGGCCGGGGCCGTGCTCACGGCCAAGGCCGCCGCCGAGCGCGTCAACGTGGTCCGCGAGGGCGTCGACTTCGGGGTCGAGGAGCGGGCGCTGGCCGTCGGGGGGCAGCTGGTGTCGCTGCGCACCCGCGGCGGCACCTACACCGACGTCCTGCTGCCGCTGCACGGGGTCCACCAGGCCGAGAACGCCGCGACCGCCCTCAGCGCCGCCGAGGCGCTGCTCGCCCTGCCCGGCGGCACCCTCGTGCCCGGGCTGGTCGAGGCGGCCTTCGCCGACGTCACCTCGCCCGGGCGGCTGGAGGTGCTGCGGACCTCCCCGCTGGTCCTCGTCGACGCCGCCCACAACCCCGCCGGTGCGCAGGCCCTCGCCGACGCGGTCGCGGAGGCCTTCACCCTCAGCCGCCTCGTCGGGGTGGTCGCGGTGATGGGGGACAAGGACGTCGAGGGTGTCCTGAGCGCCCTCGAACCCGTCCTGGCCGAGGTCGTCGTGACCCGCTCCAGCTCCCCGCGCGGCCTGGAACCGGCCGAGCTCGCCGAGATCGCGGAGGACGTCTTCGGCGAGGACCGGGTGCACCTCGTCGAGCGCCTCGACGAGGCGATCGCCACGGCCGTCGACCTCGCCGAGTCCGACACCGGTGCGGGTGGTGGGATCGGGGGCAGCGGCGCGGGTGTCGTCGTCGCCGGGTCCGTCGTGCTCGCCGGCGACGTCCGGGCGTTGTTCGGGAAGGGACAGGGATGA
- a CDS encoding DUF4233 domain-containing protein: MRNPKRMMAATVLISEALVVFFATLTAYGLSETRHVSYLVVGGVLLLLCVLCAGMLRSRAGYAFGWVLQVVMIAGGFVVPMMFLVGAGFAVIWFFAVRLGNRIEREQAEIARRLADGS, translated from the coding sequence ATGAGGAACCCCAAGCGGATGATGGCCGCGACGGTGCTGATCAGCGAGGCGCTCGTCGTGTTCTTCGCCACGCTCACCGCCTACGGCCTGTCCGAGACCCGGCACGTGAGCTACCTGGTCGTGGGCGGGGTCCTGCTGCTGCTGTGCGTGCTGTGCGCGGGGATGCTGCGCTCGCGCGCCGGGTACGCCTTCGGCTGGGTCCTGCAGGTCGTGATGATCGCCGGGGGCTTCGTCGTGCCGATGATGTTCCTCGTCGGGGCCGGGTTCGCGGTCATCTGGTTCTTCGCCGTCCGCCTCGGCAACCGCATCGAGCGCGAGCAGGCCGAGATCGCGCGCCGGCTGGCCGACGGTTCCTGA
- a CDS encoding maleylpyruvate isomerase N-terminal domain-containing protein codes for MTLHLSDEEGRTALLDELTTWRELLAGLDEVEAPSRCAGWTCAQLLVHVHLGLQEVALALLDVDAPGPVTVDAAGYWTRYPATEDTAEQDRLLAGFAAAYPAPEALTGHLDRTVEGLARGVAAGREDRVAFQGFTFGTGDFLGSWAVELAVHHLDLDLIAAPPAPGALTLARRTVDDLAGDVVPADWDDATVVLAGTGRVPLTAEVSAHHPGLAERFPVLR; via the coding sequence GTGACCCTGCACCTCTCCGACGAGGAAGGCCGCACGGCGCTGCTGGACGAGCTCACCACCTGGCGGGAGCTGCTGGCGGGGCTCGACGAGGTCGAGGCCCCCAGCCGGTGCGCGGGCTGGACCTGCGCCCAGCTGCTGGTCCACGTGCACCTGGGGCTGCAGGAGGTGGCGCTGGCCCTGCTCGACGTCGACGCACCGGGGCCGGTGACCGTCGACGCCGCCGGCTACTGGACGCGCTACCCGGCGACGGAGGACACCGCCGAGCAGGACCGGCTGCTGGCCGGGTTCGCCGCCGCCTACCCCGCGCCCGAGGCGCTGACCGGCCACCTCGACCGGACGGTGGAGGGGCTGGCCCGCGGGGTCGCGGCCGGGCGCGAGGACCGGGTCGCGTTCCAGGGGTTCACCTTCGGCACCGGCGACTTCCTCGGCAGCTGGGCGGTGGAGCTCGCGGTGCACCACCTCGACCTGGACCTCATCGCCGCTCCCCCCGCGCCCGGCGCCCTGACCCTGGCCCGGCGCACCGTCGACGACCTCGCCGGCGACGTCGTCCCCGCGGACTGGGACGACGCGACGGTGGTGCTGGCCGGCACCGGCCGGGTACCGCTGACCGCGGAGGTCAGCGCCCACCACCCCGGGCTCGCGGAGCGGTTCCCGGTGCTGCGCTGA
- a CDS encoding sugar porter family MFS transporter, whose product MSQENGRGPDRADAEERQRTTTKVVLISVVAAIGGFLFGFDTAVVNGAVDAVAEEFRLAAGLKGFAVSCALLGAAVGAWFAGRLADRFGRKAVMVIAGALFAVSAVGSAFAFGVWDLILWRVVGGVGVGIASVIAPTYIAEVAPAHIRGRLASLQQLAITVGIFAALLSDAFIANTAGGASETTWFGWDAWRWMFVVGVIPSLVWALLALQIPESPRYLIAQGKTQRAGEVLREVLGTRSLEAVQRKVADIKNSMRREDEPSLRDLRGPRFGLLPIVWVGILLSVLQQGIGINVIFYYSTTLWKAVGFDESDAFTTSVITSVTNVVVTFIAIATVDRIGRKPLLTVGSAGMFLSLTVMAIAFSQASGSGQDVSLPQPWGTIGVIAANVYVISFGATWGPVVWVLLGEMFPNRIRAAGLAVAAAAQWLANFAISTSFPSLAKLGLQYAYGLYAVIALLSFVFVRRAVQETKGRELEEIGAETTSTAP is encoded by the coding sequence ATGTCCCAGGAGAACGGGCGCGGTCCCGACCGCGCCGACGCCGAGGAGCGGCAGCGCACCACGACGAAGGTCGTGCTCATCTCGGTCGTCGCCGCCATCGGGGGGTTCCTCTTCGGCTTCGACACCGCCGTCGTCAACGGCGCGGTGGACGCCGTCGCCGAGGAGTTCCGCCTCGCGGCGGGGCTGAAGGGCTTCGCGGTGTCCTGCGCGCTGCTGGGGGCGGCGGTGGGGGCCTGGTTCGCCGGCCGGCTGGCCGACCGCTTCGGCCGCAAGGCGGTCATGGTGATCGCCGGGGCGCTCTTCGCCGTCAGCGCCGTCGGGTCCGCCTTCGCCTTCGGCGTGTGGGACCTGATCCTGTGGCGCGTCGTCGGCGGTGTCGGCGTCGGGATCGCCTCGGTCATCGCCCCGACCTACATCGCCGAGGTCGCCCCCGCCCACATCCGCGGCCGGCTGGCCTCGCTGCAGCAGCTCGCCATCACCGTCGGCATCTTCGCCGCCCTGCTCTCCGACGCCTTCATCGCCAACACCGCCGGCGGGGCCTCGGAGACGACGTGGTTCGGGTGGGACGCGTGGCGGTGGATGTTCGTGGTCGGGGTCATCCCCTCGCTGGTCTGGGCGTTGCTGGCCCTGCAGATCCCGGAGTCCCCGCGCTACCTCATCGCCCAGGGGAAGACCCAGCGCGCCGGCGAGGTGCTGCGCGAGGTCCTGGGCACCCGCAGCCTGGAGGCCGTGCAGCGCAAGGTCGCCGACATCAAGAACTCGATGCGCCGCGAGGACGAGCCCAGCCTGCGCGACCTGCGCGGGCCGAGGTTCGGCCTGCTGCCCATCGTCTGGGTCGGGATCCTGCTGTCGGTGCTGCAGCAGGGCATCGGCATCAACGTGATCTTCTACTACTCCACCACGCTGTGGAAGGCCGTCGGCTTCGACGAGTCCGACGCCTTCACCACCTCGGTCATCACCTCGGTCACCAACGTCGTCGTGACGTTCATCGCCATCGCCACCGTCGACAGGATCGGGCGCAAGCCGCTGCTGACCGTCGGCTCGGCGGGCATGTTCCTCTCGCTCACGGTCATGGCGATCGCCTTCTCCCAGGCCAGCGGCAGCGGCCAGGACGTCTCGCTGCCGCAGCCGTGGGGGACCATCGGCGTCATCGCCGCCAACGTCTACGTCATCTCCTTCGGCGCCACCTGGGGCCCGGTCGTGTGGGTGCTGCTGGGCGAGATGTTCCCCAACAGGATCCGGGCCGCCGGTCTGGCCGTGGCCGCGGCCGCGCAGTGGCTGGCGAACTTCGCGATCTCGACGAGCTTCCCGTCGCTGGCCAAGCTGGGCCTGCAGTACGCCTACGGCCTCTACGCCGTCATCGCGCTGCTGTCGTTCGTCTTCGTCCGCCGGGCCGTGCAGGAGACCAAGGGCCGCGAGCTGGAGGAGATCGGCGCCGAGACCACGAGCACCGCGCCGTGA
- a CDS encoding VOC family protein, with protein MSTGPVPRLDLVGVVVADMARSLAFYRRLGLDVPADADDQPHVEVVLPGGLRLAWDTEETVRSFDPGWVPPTGHRGSLAFDCGDPAGVDRVHADLLAAGAESHLAPFDAVWGQRYAVVLDPDGASVDLFAALG; from the coding sequence ATGAGCACCGGACCCGTCCCCCGCCTCGACCTCGTCGGCGTGGTCGTCGCCGACATGGCCCGCTCCCTCGCCTTCTACCGCCGCCTCGGCCTCGACGTCCCCGCCGACGCCGACGACCAGCCGCACGTCGAGGTCGTCCTGCCCGGCGGCCTGCGCCTGGCCTGGGACACCGAGGAGACCGTCCGCTCCTTCGACCCCGGCTGGGTCCCGCCCACCGGTCACCGCGGGTCGCTGGCCTTCGACTGCGGCGACCCGGCCGGGGTGGACCGGGTCCACGCCGACCTCCTGGCCGCGGGGGCGGAGTCGCACCTGGCGCCGTTCGACGCGGTCTGGGGCCAGCGCTACGCCGTCGTCCTCGACCCCGACGGCGCGTCGGTCGACCTCTTCGCCGCGCTCGGCTGA
- a CDS encoding helix-turn-helix domain-containing protein has product MYRERTSRVPGARVWSSTPAPGPTAGSGGLVLPDGCLDLLWRCEGGEGRLLVAGPDTRAHRADGDGRVRWTGLRFAPGHAPALLGVPAHELRDARVPLEDLWSADRVRRLTSAVALADRPGTALEEIARAAPPPDALTARAARLLADDRRVADVAEDLGVGLRWLHRRSLAAFGYSPQVLARVLRLQRAVRALRAGRSPAEVAAGAGFSDQAPLAREVRAFTGRTPRAFQPSAAKRSTDAPSGSRTTA; this is encoded by the coding sequence GTGTACCGCGAGCGCACCTCCCGCGTCCCCGGCGCCCGGGTGTGGTCCAGCACCCCCGCCCCCGGTCCCACCGCCGGCTCCGGCGGGCTCGTCCTGCCCGACGGGTGCCTGGACCTGCTGTGGCGCTGCGAGGGCGGTGAGGGCCGGCTGCTGGTGGCGGGTCCCGACACCCGCGCGCACCGGGCCGACGGCGACGGGCGGGTGCGGTGGACGGGGCTGCGGTTCGCCCCCGGCCACGCCCCGGCCCTGCTCGGGGTCCCCGCGCACGAGCTGCGCGACGCGCGCGTCCCGCTGGAGGACCTGTGGAGCGCGGACCGGGTGCGGCGGCTCACGAGCGCGGTGGCGCTCGCGGACCGGCCCGGGACCGCGCTGGAGGAGATCGCGCGCGCCGCCCCGCCGCCCGACGCGCTGACCGCCCGGGCCGCCCGGCTCCTCGCCGACGACCGGCGCGTCGCCGACGTCGCCGAGGACCTGGGCGTCGGGCTGCGGTGGCTGCACCGGCGTAGCCTCGCCGCCTTCGGCTACTCCCCCCAGGTGCTGGCGCGGGTGCTGCGCCTGCAGCGGGCCGTGCGGGCGCTGCGCGCGGGCCGGTCCCCCGCCGAGGTGGCGGCCGGCGCCGGCTTCAGCGACCAGGCCCCCCTGGCGCGGGAGGTCCGCGCGTTCACCGGCCGGACGCCCCGGGCGTTTCAGCCGAGCGCGGCGAAGAGGTCGACCGACGCGCCGTCGGGGTCGAGGACGACGGCGTAG
- the ndk gene encoding nucleoside-diphosphate kinase, whose amino-acid sequence MTDTTAQRTLVLVKPDGVRRNLSGEVLRRIEAKGYTLVALELRTADRELLAGHYAEHEGKPFYEPLVEFMLSGPVLAAVVEGHRVIEGFRSLAGTTDPTTAAPGTIRGDLGRDWGLKVQQNLVHGSDSPESAAREIGLWFPNL is encoded by the coding sequence GTGACTGACACCACCGCGCAGCGGACCCTCGTCCTGGTCAAGCCCGACGGCGTGCGCCGCAACCTCTCCGGGGAGGTGCTGCGGCGCATCGAGGCCAAGGGCTACACCCTGGTCGCGCTGGAGTTGCGCACCGCCGACCGCGAGCTCCTCGCCGGCCACTACGCCGAGCACGAGGGGAAGCCGTTCTACGAGCCGCTGGTGGAGTTCATGCTCTCCGGGCCCGTCCTCGCCGCGGTCGTCGAGGGCCACCGCGTCATCGAGGGCTTCCGCTCCCTCGCCGGCACGACCGACCCCACGACGGCCGCTCCCGGCACCATCCGCGGCGACCTGGGCCGCGACTGGGGCCTGAAGGTGCAGCAGAACCTCGTCCACGGGTCGGACTCCCCGGAGTCCGCCGCGCGCGAGATCGGGCTCTGGTTCCCGAACCTCTGA
- a CDS encoding VOC family protein: MRTIFVNLPVADKEVAKTFFTALGFSLNPQFEDETTACVVVEENVLVLVHEPEKWKQFLHSEPAPGGTNEVMIALSASGREECDDLKAKALANGGAEYAPTQDHGWMYGVSFRDPDGHVWEASWMDVEAAAGAGAGAGEA, encoded by the coding sequence GTGCGCACGATCTTCGTCAACCTCCCCGTCGCGGACAAGGAGGTCGCCAAGACCTTCTTCACCGCGCTCGGCTTCTCGTTGAACCCGCAGTTCGAGGACGAGACCACGGCCTGCGTCGTGGTCGAGGAGAACGTCCTCGTCCTCGTGCACGAACCGGAGAAGTGGAAGCAGTTCCTGCACTCCGAGCCCGCGCCGGGGGGCACGAACGAAGTGATGATCGCGCTCTCGGCCTCCGGTCGCGAGGAGTGCGACGACCTGAAGGCGAAGGCGCTGGCCAACGGGGGAGCGGAGTACGCCCCCACCCAGGACCACGGCTGGATGTACGGGGTCAGCTTCCGCGACCCCGACGGTCACGTCTGGGAGGCGAGCTGGATGGACGTCGAGGCCGCCGCCGGGGCCGGGGCCGGGGCCGGCGAAGCGTGA